TTTACTAAATTCGTCTGATGAATAGTTGGTTGTTCCCGTTTTCCCTGCGATATCCACACCTGCTACAGCAGCACGTGGGGCAGAGGCGTTACGTTTGTTACTTACGACATCACGTAAAATGTCTGTCACCATATATGCTGTGTAATCGCTCATCGCAAGTGTTGGTTCAGATTTATAAGATTTTGATGTTTTACCATCACGGAACACGATTTTTGTAATCGAGTGTGCATCATGATACGTCCCGTTATTACCAAATGCCGCATAAGATGCCGCCATTTGAACTGGAGACATTGTGACATGACCTCCACCGATTGCATCTGATTCTACTAAATTATCCGTTTCAATGCCTAGGTTAGCGATAAATTTCTTTGCACGATCTACGCCGACTTCTTTAAATGTTTTTACAGCTGGGATGTTACGAGATGCATACAGTGCTTCACGCGCTGTCATTGCCCCTAAGTACTTGCTATCCCAGTTTGTAATCACTTGTTTTGAGCCTGTATAGTTCATTGGCTCATCGACTAATGTTTCACCTGTCGACCAATTTAAATATTCAATGGCTGGACCGTAGTCGATTAACGGTTTGATAGTTGAACCAGGTGAACGTGTTTGTAAATCATACGCATGGTTGTAATTAAATTCACCAGTATAGTTACGTCCGCCACCGATTGCGCGAATTTCACCCGTTTGTGTATCAAGTACTGCAACCCCTGCCTGAATGTTTTCTGTTGGGAAGTTGCTGTCGTTGTTCATCATATTTTCAACGATTGTTTGTGCTTGTGGGTCAAGTGTTGTGTAAACTTTAATACCTTCTGCCAGTAAATCTCCGTCACCGTTTTCTTCAAGCTCTGATAAGGCAACATCTAAAAATGCAGGGTATTTTGTTTCAAGATTCGCAACACGTTGCTCTTCTGGAATTAACCCAGCTACAATGTCTTCGGCTTTTGCTTCTTTTGCTTTTGCCTCGGTAATTTTCCCATGCTGAACCATTAATGAAAGCACGATATTACGACGCTTTTCTGCGCGATCTGGCTTTTTGTATGGGTTAAAGTTATTTGGACTTTGTGGCATCCCTGCTAATTGAGCAGACTCTGCTAAAGTTAATTCGCTTAACTCTTTACCGTAAAATTCTTTTGCCGCTGTTCCGAAGCCGTATACACGACCGGACATTAATACTTTATTAAAGTACATTTCAAAAATTTCTTCTTTAGAATAGTTACGTTCTAATTGAATCGCTAACCATGCTTCTTGTGCTTTACGCTCTAGTTTCTTTTCATTCGTAAAGAACGAGTTTTTCACAACTTGCTGTGTAATTGTACTCGCTCCTTGTGCACCATAACCGTCACGCAGGTTGGCAATGACCGCGCCACCTAAACGCCAAACATCTAGACCAAAGTGCTCGAAGAAACGAACGTCTTCTGTAGCAGTAATCGCATCAATCATTTGCTGTGGAATGTCTTCATATTTCACATATTGGCGGGTTTGCGCTCCGATTGTTGCGAATAACTCCCCGTTCACATCATAAAACTCTGAAGATACTGGATCTTTTAATAGCTCTTCGTCTAATTCGGGCGCATTACTCACGTAGTAGCCAAATAGTGCCGCGCCACTTGCTAAGCCCAATACCCCTAAAAGAACAATGGTTAAGAGGCTACGTTTCACCCATTTACCAGTAGTTGTTTTATTTTTTGTTTTCTTTGCTTTTTGTTGTTGTTGACGTTCACGTTTAATTTCCTCACGTGTTCTTCTTTTTTCTGTCACGTTATTTCTCCTCACTTTCACACACATTGATGTCTGTGATTATTGCATCCACTGCTTTTAAATAATCGAGGCGAGGCAAGTAGCCTTCCTTAAGTTCGATAGCCTCGTTTTCAAAAATAGTGAACGGAATCGATTTTCTACCACCGCTGTCCATCGCGTCATAGAATCGTGCCACAAGGTTATATGATACGACAAAATTCCGGCGAAGCGTACTAAAACGCACAATGAAAAATGCTATTCCACGCTGGTGGAGAACTGATTTCATGTGTTCCATTTGGTGTGGATGGATGTTTTTTAATGGAAAGGATGTTTTTTTATCGGTTTCCTTCGCTTCAAAATCAATGTAATAGCCATTATACACACCATTGTAATCCGTCGTAGAAGGTGTTCGGAAATAGGCCTCACGAATGACCGCTGCACTTCTTGCCGGATAATCTACTTTGACGATTTGAATGGGAACAGGTTTCTTGTGTATATTTGCCAATTTTTGCTGTAAATAAAACATGTTTGTTTCATTTAAATCATCTTCCAAGCTTTTTCCACGGTTACTGTACGAAACATCCGCTTTTTTCGTCCCTTTAGGTGGCGGTGTTTTTGCCTGCATTGGCGCTTCTTTTTTCTCACCAACGTATAGCTTGCCATTTGGATAACGAATGACCATGGAATCACCTTCTTTCTTCTGAAAAAATCATACATACCTAGTTTACCATAAAGAAACTAGTACAAAATAATTTTAATAAAAGGAAACGAAATCACACAACTTATAGCGAATTATCACTAGTTTTGTCGGTTAGAAAGGAATTAGACACGCACTCTCGAATGTTATCGGAAAAAGGAGGGAAGCGATGAAAAAAATTGCAGCAATCATTCAGCAAATTGAATTAGCCCAAAATTTGCTTACACTTCAATGTGAGAAACAGTGTCTACAACTTTCACAACACTATTTGTTAAGCGTCCTGGCTGTTTATCAAAAAGTTAGCGTAGCAGAAATCAGTGGTCAAGTAAAGAATACACGTTCGCATATGAGTAGTACAAATGATTAGAATTTGTTACACTAAACGAAAAATGAGCTTTTACGTTGAGGTGTAGACAATGCAATTAATAGATGAAACGAAACAACTAGTACAAGAATGTGAAAATTGTTTAACACGTTTTCAAAAAATGCGTGATGAGGACCGCGAGCCAGACTTTTTTAATGAAGTAAAACCGCACGCAGATGTCGTTCATGCGCAATTAAAAAGTTGGCAGCAACATGCGAGTAAATGGATTACAACAACAGGACCAAAAAATTTATATGTACAACAAATTGACCATGCAGCTGATGCAATGGAGCAATTTGTTGTGCAGTCTTTTTATAAAGGAACGAGCAAAAAACGTTTCATTCAATCGATTCAGTCTACGATTTATACACTTAGTTTAGTCGTACGAAAAATAGAGGAAGGTGAAGCGGATGCTCAGTAAAAAACGCACAGTGAGCGAGTTGTTAAATGAATGGCGCTTTGATGAAGAGCTACAACAAAACATCGTCAGTACGCATACAGTTGATGCGTTACCGGCTCATTATGCGGATTTTCCGGATGCTCTTCATCCTTCCATCAAAAAAGCGCTTGAAGCACGTGGTATCAAGCAGCTTTATACGCATCAGCGCCAGGCATTTGATTTTGCACAGCAAGGCAAGCATTTTACTGCAATTACGCCAACTGCATCGGGCAAGTCGTATTGCTATCACTTACCGGTGCTGCAGCAAATTTTACAGGACAAATCGAGTCGTGCGATTTATTTGTTTCCGACAAAAGCGCTCGCACAAGATCAAAAGTCTGATTTAAATGAACTAATCGAGTTAATGGACGAGGATATTTTAAGCTATACATATGACGGGGACACTGCACCTGGCATTCGACAAAAGATTCGTAAGGCGGGTCATATCGTCATGACCAACCCTGATATGTTGCATTCAGGCATTTTGCCGCATCATACGAAATGGGTATCACTGTTTGAAAACTTGAAGTATATCGTCATTGATGAGCTTCATACGTATAAAGGTGTATTTGGCTCGCATGTGGCACATGTCATTCGCAGGCTACAACGGATTTGTGCATTTTATGGTAGTAACCCGATTTTTATTTGTACAAGTGCAACGATTAAAAATCCAAAGGAACTGGCGGAAAGCTTAACAAATACGCAGCATGAACTGATCGCGAAATCCGGTGCACCGGTTGGAAAGAAAACATTTGTCTTTTATAATCCGCCAATTGTTCACCCTACATTTGGTGTGCGACGTAGTGCAGTACTAGAAGTGCGTGATATTTCGAAGCGCTTATTTGAAGCCGGCATTCAAACAATTATTTTCGCGAAATCCCGTGTGCGAGTAGAAATGCTTGTGACGTATTTAAAATCGCTCACAACGAAAAAAATTGGCGATGAATCGATTCAAGGATACCGGGGCGGCTATTTACCGAGTGAGCGTCGTGAAATTGAAAAAGGTTTACGTGATGGCGCGATTCAAATGGTCATTAGTACTAATGCTTTGGAGCTTGGAGTCGATATTGGGCAATTACAAGCATGTGTGATGACGGGATATCCGGGGAATATTGCCAGTGCATGGCAGCAAGCAGGGCGTGCGGGGCGTCGTCAAGACGAGGCACTTATTGTCTACGTCGCACAGTCGACAGCACTAGATCAATACGTGGTGCAGCATCCAAGCTTTATGCTCGGGAGCTCACCAGAAGAAGCGCGTATAAATCCAGAAAATATACTTATTTTAATGCAGCATTTAAAATGCGCGGCGTTTGAATTACCATTTTCAATGGAGGAAGCATACGGTGAATATGAGGTACAAGAGCTACTTACCTATTTAGAAGAAGAGGGTGTACTAGTGAAAACCTCGACGAAATGGCACTGGATGAGTGACCGTTTCCCAGCACATGAAATTTCCTTGCGCTCTGCGGCACAGGAAAACGTCGTTATTATTGACCTGACGACACCAGCGAATACAAAGGTCATTGGTGAAATGGATACGTACAGTGCAATGACGTTACTGCATGAAGAAGCGATATACATTCACCAGGGCACACAGTTCCAAGTCGAAAAGCTCGATTGGGAGGAAAAAAAGGCTTACGTACGTGAAGTTGATGTCGATTACTTTACGGATGCTAATTTGGCAGTAGAATTAAAGGTATTAAGTGAGGACAAGTCGGAACAATTTAGCGGCGCAACCGTCAGCTACGGTGATGTCGGTTTGCTTGCGATTCCGACTATTTTCAAAAAAATCCGTTTCAATACGCATGATAATATTGGTTCAGGTCCGATTTCGATTCCGCCGATGGAAATGCATACAAATGCCACATGGATGAGCTTTGACCTGCCGGATAACTGGACAGAAGAACAGCTAACGGATGCGTTAACGGGCGCGGCCTATGCGATTAGTAGCTTTGTGCCACTGTTTATTCATTGTGACCGTTCAGATATATCGGTTGTGCCGCAAGTAAAGGCCATTCACAATGAAAAGCCAACGCTCTTTATTTATGATAGCTACCCGGGTGGGATTGGTTTAAGTGAGCGTGTTTATGATGTGCTACTACCACTGCTTGAGCAAACAAAGCAACATGTCTATCTATGTCCGTGTGAGCACGGCTGCCCATCATGTATCGGTGCACAGGACACATTAGGTGAAAGTAAAAAACAAGTCATCAAAGTATTAACAACATTAATCAATGAAATGATGTGAGCGCATGTCATATGAAAATAAAATTTTACAAATGAAAAAAATGCTTGGTAAAAAAACAGAAACGAAGCAGGAAAAGCCCAAGTTCATCAAACCTGATCCACCAAGCTACACGAAGGCCTGGCAACAGCAAGGCTTGGAATTAATCGAAAATGATTTTGGTGTGCTATTTAAACGTGAAGTACATTATCCGTTCATGTATCAGCATGGCGATTACCGCCTTGGGGAACTGTTTCATGCGTTGAAACGTTGGAAATCACAGGGAGAGGATCATCCGTTTGCGATTTCAGAGGACGAAACGATTGTTTTCTTTGATACTGAAACAACAGGTCTAAAGGGCGCTGGCACGCATATCTTTTTATTAGGCTTTTTAGAGGCGAATGATGAGGGCTTCACACTAACGCAGTATGTTCTAGCAGACCCGTCAAATGAAGCAGCGATGTTATTTGAATCCAACATGTGGAAGCGCAATGTGACAATCGTGTCGTATAATGGCAAAAGCTTTGACTGGCCGCAGCTTCATGTGCGCTGGACACTGAATCAGCAACATCTCCCGAAATTAAAAGAGCAGCGCCAAGTCGATTTATTGCATAGCTCAAAGCGTTTATGGAAGGACGATCTGTCACGGATGAAGCTCACACAGGTCGAGCAGGATAAGTTAGGCTTTTACCGACAAGGCGATATTCCAGGTCATTTAGCGCCGATAATTTATTTTGATGCGGTGAGAAGTGGGAACGCCGAGACGTTGATGAAGGTCCTTGTGCATAATGAGTGGGATTTACTATCACTGATTACGCTCTACATTCATTCGACCAATTTACTGCATGATTCGATTACAACCGAATCTGCGACAACGTACACCAATATTGGAAAATGGTTTGGGGATTTAAAGCAGCGTCAAACGAGTTCGGATATTTTAAAAGCCGTTACATCGCATTTTGATTCGGAGGAAACCGGCTTTGCCCATTTTTATTTAGCTTATGAGTTAAAGCGCGAAGGAGAGTATGAGCTGGCGATTGAAGCGTTTCAATCGGCATTGCCAACAATTCCTGATAAAAAGCAACTCCAGGCCTATGAACAGCTAGCGATGCTATATGAGCACCAACTCAAGGATTATGCCCAGGCGTATGTGTATTCACAAAAAGGAAGTGAGCTAATCGAGCACCTAACCTTTGCAAAGCCACAACAATTAGAAAATCAAATCGGCAACTGGCAAAAGCGATTAACGCGACTAGCAAAAAAACAAAACGATTAACAACTCACCTGCATAAATTTTGCGAAGTCGACATATGTAAATAGGTACGGAATGTCTGACCTATGCTATAATACAACCAAGAAAGTTGCATAACGGAAGGACGATGAACGATGGATATTAAATTAACAGCTGACTATATATTAGAAAAAGAATTTAAAAAAAGTATGAAGGGCTATAACGTGGATGAAGTGGATCAATTTTTAGATATTATTCGTGAAGATTATGATGCATTCGCTACGAAACTTGCTGCGCTTGAAGAAGAGAATGCGCGCTTAAAGCAGGAAATGACAAACACAAGCCGTAAAAGTTCGACACCACCACCGCCAACAGGTGCGAACAATACAAACTTTGATATTTTAAAACGTCTATCAAATTTAGAGAAACATGTATTTGGAAGTAAACTATACGAATAGTTAAACTATTCTTAGTGATATTGTTTTTTTGTAACATGTGCAGTATACTTACGTCATACATCAATTATCGAGTAATCGCTGCGCTCATTCGAGTGTAGAGGAAAGTCCATGCTCACACGGTGCTGAGATGCCCGTAGTGTTCGTGCTTACTGAAAAAATAAGGTAAGGCAAGGTGCAAGCCTTGACGGCGGAAGGAACTCCTAAGTCTTTTTGATATGGACGAAACTTCCTGAAAGTGCCACAGTGACGGAGCTTATTAGGAAACTAATGAGGTGGAACGAGGTAAACCCCATGAGTGAGAAACCCAAATTATGGTAGGGGCACTCTCCTGAAGGAATTGAACAGATGGAGGGACGCAAATTCGTTTGCGTAGATAGATGATTACTACCTAGTCGTACGAGGCGCAAGCTGTTTGAGTACTTAGGAACAAAACATGGCTTATTGATTATTGATGCTTTTTTTAACAGTAAAAAGGCTCTCCATTATTTTTTGTGGAGAGCCTTTCTTAGTAGGTAAAATACTTTATAATGTATATAAATAAGAAATTGAAAAGTTTATGAATAGAATATAAGGGGATATTTACGTGAACGGAATAATGTCAAATTTACCAAACGTACAAGGGCTAACCTTATCGCAATATCCAAACGATTTAATTGAAAAAGTTTTTGCCAATATTGCGGAAGGTATCATGATTACCGATTGCCAAAAAAAAATCGTGACGGTGAATGCAGCATTTGAATTTGTAACGGGCTATACAATAGAGGAAGTACGAGGGCAAAATCCCTCGGTTTTACAATCCGGTGTACATGAACGTGATTTTTACATAAAGATGTGGGATCAAATTGATGCAGAAGGCTTTTGGCAAGGAGAAATCTGGAACCGCCGTAAAACGGGAGAAGTGTATCCAGAATGGCTGACAATCTTAGCGATTAAATGCGCTAAAGGCATCGTGACCAACTATTGTGCGATTTTTACGGATTTATCTGAGCGTAAAGTAGTTGAAGATGAACTAGAAAAGCGTGCCTTGCATGATTCATTAACAGATGTATGTAACCGCTTTGCCTTTATCGAACGCATGAAAACCTTGTTAGACGTTTCCGAAAACAAAACGCAACCGATTCAACATGCCGTCTTTTTCATGGATTTAGATCGTTTTAAGCAACTTAATGATACGTTAGGTCATTCAATTGGAGATTTACTTCTAGTTGAAGTGTCAAAGCGTGTGAAAAGCTTATTAAAAAATAAAGATATTTTAGCTCGTTTTGGTGGCGATGAATTTGTCATTACGTTAACAAATATTCTGCATCCACGTGAAGCAGCTCAATTTGCCGAGAAGGTCATTCATGCATTTGAACAGCCGATTCAAATTAATAACCAGGATATTTATGTGTCCACGAGTATGGGCATCAGTATTTATCCAGAGGATGGTACAACAACAGAAGAACTGTTAAACCGTGCTGACCGCGCGATGTCCTTTTCAAAGGAAAATGGCCGAAATTGCTTCTCGTTTTACTTTGAAGAGTTAAAAACCGATTCAAATCGTGTATTAGCTCTTGATAGTGAGTTGAGAAAAGCAATCGAAAATCGTGAATTTACATTAGCATACCAGCCGAAAATTTGTGTAGAGACAGAAGATATTGTAGGTGTAGAAGCACTAGTTCGCTGGAAGAGTGACAAGCTAGGTTTTGTATCACCGGCTGAATTTATTGACCATGCAGAGGAATCGGGTTTAATTATTCCGCTGAGCGAAATAATTTTTGATTTGGCTTGTGAAGGGTATCATAAGCTTGAGGCTGCGGGTTATCCAAAAGTACCAATTGCCATTAATGTATCGAGCATTCACTTCCAACAACAAAGCTTTTTAGATTCGATCCAAACGATTTTAGAACGCAACAATACATCGGCACAAAACTTTGAAATTGAAGTAACAGAGCGCACGGTCATGAACAGTGCACAAGAAACAATTAGTAAGCTCGTCAAGCTAAAACAGCTGGGCTTTAAATTATCGATTGATGACTTCGGGACAGGCTACTCGTCACTAAGCTATTTAGTACGTTTCCCACTCGATGTCTTAAAAATCGACCGTAGCTTTATTCAACATATTTGCTCGTTAGATGATAAGCAAGCCATTGTCGATGCGATCATTCAAATGGCGCATCGCTTACAAATGAAAGTAGTCGCGGAAGGTGTAGAAACAGGTCCGCAAGCAGCATTACTCAAGTCAATGGGCTGCGATTTTATTCAAGGCTATTACTACAGCAAGCCATTGCCAATGGACGAATTAATCGACTTCATTCAATTTTGGGAAGTCGAGCATCAAGGAAGGGTTTAATTTATGACAAAATTTCAATTAGTTGCGACAGCTGCAATGGGTCTAGAGGCCATCGTAGCAGAAGAAGTACGCGATTTAGGTTACGAAACACGTGTCGATAACGGCAAAGTGTATTTTGAAGGAGACGAGCTTGCAATTGCTCGTGCCAATCTGTGGTTACGTGTAGCAGACCGTGTGAAAATCGTTGTTGCACAATTCCCAGCAAGAACATTCGATCAATTATTTGAGGGTGTAAAAGCACTTGAATGGGAAAAATATTTGCCAGTAGACGCAAACTTCCCAGTATCGGGTAAATCTGTAAAATCAACATTATTCAGTGTGCCTGACTGTCAGGCCATCACAAAAAAAGCCATTGTCGAGCGTTTAAAGTTCGCACATAAACGTTTAGGCTTTTTAGATGAATCAGGTCCGTTATTTAAAATTGAAATTTCAATTTTAAAAGATGTGGCGACATTAACAATCGATACATCTGGCGCAGGGCTACATAAACGTGGCTATCGTACAGTTCAAGGTGAAGCACCACTTAAAGAAACATTAGCGGCAGCGCTTGTAAAGGTTTCAAAATGGTCACCAAACCGTCCATTCGTTGACCCGTTCTGTGGTTCAGGGACAATTGCGCTTGAAGCAGCGATGATCGGTCAAAACATCGCACCAGGCTATAACCGAGAGTTCGTGTCAGAATCATGGCCTTGGATGAAAGAAGCCGTTTGGGAGAAAGCACGTGACGAAGCGGATGAAAAAGCAGATTATGACCAAGAGCTAACAATCATTGGTACAGATATCGACCACCGCATGGTTTCTATTGCACAAGATAACGCAGTAGAAGCGGGCTTTGGTGATTTAATTACATTCAAACAAATGCAATCAATCGATTTCACGACGCAATTAACAGATGGCGTAATCGTAACAAACCCGCCATACGGAGAGCGTATCGGTGAGGTTGAAGAAATTGAAAAAATGCTACGTCAATTTGGCGATGTGATGAAAAAATATCCAACATGGTCAGTGTACATGCTGTCATCAATGGAGGATTTTGAAGTCCATTACGGTAAAAAAGCGACGAAAAAACGCAAATTATTTAACGGTTTCATCCGTACTGACTTATACCAATACTGGGGTCAAAAATCAAGACGTGAGCAATAACCAAAAGTAAACGAAGGCATCAGAAACATCATTTACATGTTTCTGATGCTTTTTTGTGCTTAAAAGAAAAATTATTATTACTAAAGACATGGTTTCT
The sequence above is a segment of the Solibacillus sp. FSL H8-0523 genome. Coding sequences within it:
- a CDS encoding PBP1A family penicillin-binding protein — its product is MTEKRRTREEIKRERQQQQKAKKTKNKTTTGKWVKRSLLTIVLLGVLGLASGAALFGYYVSNAPELDEELLKDPVSSEFYDVNGELFATIGAQTRQYVKYEDIPQQMIDAITATEDVRFFEHFGLDVWRLGGAVIANLRDGYGAQGASTITQQVVKNSFFTNEKKLERKAQEAWLAIQLERNYSKEEIFEMYFNKVLMSGRVYGFGTAAKEFYGKELSELTLAESAQLAGMPQSPNNFNPYKKPDRAEKRRNIVLSLMVQHGKITEAKAKEAKAEDIVAGLIPEEQRVANLETKYPAFLDVALSELEENGDGDLLAEGIKVYTTLDPQAQTIVENMMNNDSNFPTENIQAGVAVLDTQTGEIRAIGGGRNYTGEFNYNHAYDLQTRSPGSTIKPLIDYGPAIEYLNWSTGETLVDEPMNYTGSKQVITNWDSKYLGAMTAREALYASRNIPAVKTFKEVGVDRAKKFIANLGIETDNLVESDAIGGGHVTMSPVQMAASYAAFGNNGTYHDAHSITKIVFRDGKTSKSYKSEPTLAMSDYTAYMVTDILRDVVSNKRNASAPRAAVAGVDIAGKTGTTNYSSDEFSKYNLKSGSVPDSWFAGYSTNYSIAIWGGYTKRQDAITTWDERWMPQYLFKSIMTDLNQHNPASSFKQPNSVVSAEIVIGSNPLQLASSYTPSNLRSTELFVRGTQPSQYSEAHVPQTLAAPTGLSATFNEVSQLADLTWSHPSLANAEGETTDPVTYEVSMGVEGGASSVVTITSSTVLQIPGIEKGKTYTFTVTAISGDLRSDPVSATLFVEGDPIEVEPIEPVDPNDNSENPSTPGQPENPSDNGNNGNNGNGGSNNGNGNGNTVEPEPEPEPNPTPTEPTQPTPPPTEDDSIDDDRE
- the recU gene encoding Holliday junction resolvase RecU — translated: MVIRYPNGKLYVGEKKEAPMQAKTPPPKGTKKADVSYSNRGKSLEDDLNETNMFYLQQKLANIHKKPVPIQIVKVDYPARSAAVIREAYFRTPSTTDYNGVYNGYYIDFEAKETDKKTSFPLKNIHPHQMEHMKSVLHQRGIAFFIVRFSTLRRNFVVSYNLVARFYDAMDSGGRKSIPFTIFENEAIELKEGYLPRLDYLKAVDAIITDINVCESEEK
- a CDS encoding EAL domain-containing protein, with protein sequence MSNLPNVQGLTLSQYPNDLIEKVFANIAEGIMITDCQKKIVTVNAAFEFVTGYTIEEVRGQNPSVLQSGVHERDFYIKMWDQIDAEGFWQGEIWNRRKTGEVYPEWLTILAIKCAKGIVTNYCAIFTDLSERKVVEDELEKRALHDSLTDVCNRFAFIERMKTLLDVSENKTQPIQHAVFFMDLDRFKQLNDTLGHSIGDLLLVEVSKRVKSLLKNKDILARFGGDEFVITLTNILHPREAAQFAEKVIHAFEQPIQINNQDIYVSTSMGISIYPEDGTTTEELLNRADRAMSFSKENGRNCFSFYFEELKTDSNRVLALDSELRKAIENREFTLAYQPKICVETEDIVGVEALVRWKSDKLGFVSPAEFIDHAEESGLIIPLSEIIFDLACEGYHKLEAAGYPKVPIAINVSSIHFQQQSFLDSIQTILERNNTSAQNFEIEVTERTVMNSAQETISKLVKLKQLGFKLSIDDFGTGYSSLSYLVRFPLDVLKIDRSFIQHICSLDDKQAIVDAIIQMAHRLQMKVVAEGVETGPQAALLKSMGCDFIQGYYYSKPLPMDELIDFIQFWEVEHQGRV
- a CDS encoding DEAD/DEAH box helicase, yielding MLSKKRTVSELLNEWRFDEELQQNIVSTHTVDALPAHYADFPDALHPSIKKALEARGIKQLYTHQRQAFDFAQQGKHFTAITPTASGKSYCYHLPVLQQILQDKSSRAIYLFPTKALAQDQKSDLNELIELMDEDILSYTYDGDTAPGIRQKIRKAGHIVMTNPDMLHSGILPHHTKWVSLFENLKYIVIDELHTYKGVFGSHVAHVIRRLQRICAFYGSNPIFICTSATIKNPKELAESLTNTQHELIAKSGAPVGKKTFVFYNPPIVHPTFGVRRSAVLEVRDISKRLFEAGIQTIIFAKSRVRVEMLVTYLKSLTTKKIGDESIQGYRGGYLPSERREIEKGLRDGAIQMVISTNALELGVDIGQLQACVMTGYPGNIASAWQQAGRAGRRQDEALIVYVAQSTALDQYVVQHPSFMLGSSPEEARINPENILILMQHLKCAAFELPFSMEEAYGEYEVQELLTYLEEEGVLVKTSTKWHWMSDRFPAHEISLRSAAQENVVIIDLTTPANTKVIGEMDTYSAMTLLHEEAIYIHQGTQFQVEKLDWEEKKAYVREVDVDYFTDANLAVELKVLSEDKSEQFSGATVSYGDVGLLAIPTIFKKIRFNTHDNIGSGPISIPPMEMHTNATWMSFDLPDNWTEEQLTDALTGAAYAISSFVPLFIHCDRSDISVVPQVKAIHNEKPTLFIYDSYPGGIGLSERVYDVLLPLLEQTKQHVYLCPCEHGCPSCIGAQDTLGESKKQVIKVLTTLINEMM
- a CDS encoding YppE family protein; translation: MQLIDETKQLVQECENCLTRFQKMRDEDREPDFFNEVKPHADVVHAQLKSWQQHASKWITTTGPKNLYVQQIDHAADAMEQFVVQSFYKGTSKKRFIQSIQSTIYTLSLVVRKIEEGEADAQ
- a CDS encoding class I SAM-dependent RNA methyltransferase, giving the protein MTKFQLVATAAMGLEAIVAEEVRDLGYETRVDNGKVYFEGDELAIARANLWLRVADRVKIVVAQFPARTFDQLFEGVKALEWEKYLPVDANFPVSGKSVKSTLFSVPDCQAITKKAIVERLKFAHKRLGFLDESGPLFKIEISILKDVATLTIDTSGAGLHKRGYRTVQGEAPLKETLAAALVKVSKWSPNRPFVDPFCGSGTIALEAAMIGQNIAPGYNREFVSESWPWMKEAVWEKARDEADEKADYDQELTIIGTDIDHRMVSIAQDNAVEAGFGDLITFKQMQSIDFTTQLTDGVIVTNPPYGERIGEVEEIEKMLRQFGDVMKKYPTWSVYMLSSMEDFEVHYGKKATKKRKLFNGFIRTDLYQYWGQKSRREQ
- the gpsB gene encoding cell division regulator GpsB; translated protein: MDIKLTADYILEKEFKKSMKGYNVDEVDQFLDIIREDYDAFATKLAALEEENARLKQEMTNTSRKSSTPPPPTGANNTNFDILKRLSNLEKHVFGSKLYE
- a CDS encoding ribonuclease H-like domain-containing protein, which translates into the protein MSYENKILQMKKMLGKKTETKQEKPKFIKPDPPSYTKAWQQQGLELIENDFGVLFKREVHYPFMYQHGDYRLGELFHALKRWKSQGEDHPFAISEDETIVFFDTETTGLKGAGTHIFLLGFLEANDEGFTLTQYVLADPSNEAAMLFESNMWKRNVTIVSYNGKSFDWPQLHVRWTLNQQHLPKLKEQRQVDLLHSSKRLWKDDLSRMKLTQVEQDKLGFYRQGDIPGHLAPIIYFDAVRSGNAETLMKVLVHNEWDLLSLITLYIHSTNLLHDSITTESATTYTNIGKWFGDLKQRQTSSDILKAVTSHFDSEETGFAHFYLAYELKREGEYELAIEAFQSALPTIPDKKQLQAYEQLAMLYEHQLKDYAQAYVYSQKGSELIEHLTFAKPQQLENQIGNWQKRLTRLAKKQND
- a CDS encoding molecular chaperone; this translates as MKKIAAIIQQIELAQNLLTLQCEKQCLQLSQHYLLSVLAVYQKVSVAEISGQVKNTRSHMSSTND